In the bacterium SCSIO 12741 genome, TGGAGGAGTCGAAGCGTTTGTTTCGTTTGATGGTAAAGGAAGATAACCACCGTTGGGGAAGAGATGCCCAGGTTATTTTAGAGGATCACTTTTAGGCACTCCAAGGCCATTTTTTAGCCTACAAAAGGTCAATTACCAGATTCCCATTCAAAGTTACCGGATTCAAATTTCGGCCTACCGGATTCAAGATCAGGGTTGGACCACCACTAGTAAATAGGGAAATTGGTTCTCACTAATCAAAATGTAAACCAATGAAACCCAAAAACCTGACACTTTCGGTATTGGCCATTCTGGCCCTTTCTTTTGCGATTTTTTCATTTACCACTAAGCCTGGGCCTAAGATTGCTTATGTGCGAACTCAAGAATTGATGAATCAATATCATGGAATGATTGAGGCACGTGAAATTTATAAGAATCAAGATGAGGCCTGGAAGGTAGAGATGGAACAGGCATATCGAACTTTCCGAACAAAAGCTCAACAGGTCGATGCAGCACCAGGAAGTCTGGAAGAAGCACAATTGAAGAATGAGTACGAGCAGCTTCGAACGAGGGAGCAGGAGTACAAGGAAAAATCTCAAAAACTGGATGATCAATTGACTCAGCGTGTTCTTGACCAGGTAAATGGATTCATTGAAGAATATGCTGAGGATCATAGTTACCAAATGGTTTTGGGAACCACTCAGGCCGGAAATCTACTTTATGGAGAAGAACAACTTGATATAACCAAAGATTTAATCAATCAACTAAATCAACATTACGACCAAAAATGAGAACCTTTTTATTGCTGGCATTGCTATCCGGATGGATGGTGATGCTAACCTCGTGCCGTGGAGGTGCGAGTATCGAGTCACTCAAGGAGTATCAAAACTATGTGGCCCAAGAGAGTAATGGCTACACTAAAGAGTATACCGTAAAGGGTAAGAAGTTGAAAATGACTTACCTCACTCCCGAGTATATTGCCTTTAACGAACTCAAGAATTCTGAAAGCCGATCATCTGAAGATTTGGATAGTCTATTAGCTGTAAACCGTCAAACACGAGTTTTTCTTTTATCCATATCTGATGCGGAAAATTCGGGCAAGGATATTATGTATGACGGAATAAGCAGCTATAGCGAATACAAGGAACGAAACCTTTCCATGAATTTTGATTTTAAGGAGTTTATTTCCTTGCATACTTCAGATTCAGAAGAATCTAAATATCCGGTATTGGCTTCCTTCGTGAATACCTATGGACTGGGTAACGAAAAACAAATTTACCTGGTTTTTAGCCCTGATAATTTAGATGGCCCCTTGCTTCATGCCGATGAGTTAAGGGTTAGTTATCAGGATGACATTTTCCATACCGGGATTCATCATTTTACCTTCCATAAATCACAAATTGACCGACCCTTAGAAGCGGGGTTTCTCAAAAAACTATTCCAATCATGATACGCAGAAAAAGTAAAATTCTCAAGGTGTTGGCCTGCTTAGTGGCCTTCAATTTTCTATTTGAAATGATTTGGCCAACCGCCGTTTGGGCGTTAACGTCCGGGCCAACATCTCCCGAGTTCAGCAGTTTTGAACCGGTAAGTACAACCAACATGGTTAACCCTCAAACAGGGCAGTTTACCTACAATTTACCGGTGGTAAATGTCCCTGGCGCAAATGGTGGGGGATATGCCATGTCCTTATCTTATCACAGTGGAACCTCTTCAGAAGAAGAAGCTTCTTGGGTAGGATACGGGTGGACCTTAAATCCCGGATCCATTATGCGTGGAAAGAAAGGACATCCAGATGATTACAAGGGGGAGAATGTTACCTATTGGAATAAAAACCGGAAAAACTGGACCATGAGTGTTGGTGGAAGTACGACCGTAGAAGCTTTTAGTGCTGATATTCCAATTGGCATCAACGGTTCCATTCGTTATAACAACTATAAAGGGTTTGGTTATTCGGTTGGTGCAGGACTGAACATTTCTAAAGGGCTCATTTCTCTTGGAGTAACCAAAAGTGACGGAGACTTGAGCTTTGATGCCAGTGTAAATCCGGCTGCTCTGTTTGGACGAAAAAAGAAACAAGCTAAAGAAACTGAAGAGAAATCTCAAGTTGTTTCCTCCAAAGAGGATTTTAAGAATTTGACTGAAGCTGAACAAAAATCTTTTGTCGCGGATCAAAAGAAGAAAGCTCGTGAACGCACACAAACCGTTGGTCAAACGATTCGCACCAAGGGAAGTAACTATGGGTTACAGTCTTTTGCGATTACTGAAAGACCAAGTCAGGTATCGGGATACACAGGAACATCGGTAAATCTTACCTATTCTGTGGAGCCCATTCCAGGTGTTATTCCAGTAGGACCTGAATTTGGATTGAATGCCAATTATTCAGAACAAACACCAGTCCCCAATACCGATCATGATGCGTATGGCTATTTCTACAATGCCGATGCCTTGGACGACGATGAGGCCATTATGGATTATACCCTAGAAAAGGAATCAACTTATAATGTAAGAGATAGATATACCTCCATACCTCATTCGGGAGCTGATCAATACAGCTTGACAGGTGAAGGTTTAGCCGGTGGATTTAGATTGTGGCACGACAAAGCAGGACATTACCGTCCTAATCATGTAAAAAGTAGAACAATTATAACCCAAACAGGTGCTGAAATTCAAGCTATTACCAATATTGGATTGGGCGGAGACGTTGGTCTTGGTCAGCAAGTTCTTGAAGTTGAGGGAAAATGGAAAGCAAATGGAAATGTTGGGGAGTATCAATTTAATACGGACTCTGAAGAATCCAGATTATTTCGATTTCACAATGACTTAGGAGGTAGCGTTGAGATGGGGGAAACCGGAATTGTTCAGGCTGATTTGAAGCGTGAAAATGCAGTTCCAGGTATCCGAAAATTTAGCCCACAAATACCTTCAAGTGCTAAGAAAAATATAACCTCAAAAGTAGCCGGTGAAAATCGGGTAGGTAGATCTTCCTATATCGGATATCATACTTATAATCAAATGGATGATGATATATCCGGGCAAGACGCCGGGTACAAATCGTACAACAAGAATTCAGAAGTTAAATCTTTTATAGATGGTAGCAATTTGCAAGATGCGGTTGGTGAGTTTGCCATTTGGAACGAAGATGGTAATCGGTATTTGTATGGACTACCAGTTTACTCGCGAAATGAGAAAAATCTGAACTATGGATTGGGCGGAGTAAGCGCTGCATCCATTGATTCTAATCATACTGTACATGCCACTTTTGATAAGCCTAAGGATGCTGAGGTAGTGATAGGAGAAGAACGTGATGCTCCTTATTCCACGATGTATTTATTGACCGAGATTACCACTCCCGATTATGTGGATATAACTCAAGACGGTCCAAGTAGGGATGATCTTGGAGGATATACTCGATTTGGGTATAGACAAGTTTACGGTGGAACCGATAAGCGAAATACGAGTGATGAAAATTTTTACAAATGGAGAATTCCGTACTCAGGATTGATGTATCAGCGGGGTACTATTTCCGATCAGGCCGACGACATGGGGGCCATCATGATGGGTGAGAAAGAAATTTACTATTTGAAAACCATCGAAACTAAAACGCATGTGGCCGTATTCATCACGAATAAGTCCAATTTTCAGGTCGGGAATAAAACCTTTAGCGGATCTCAAAAGCTTCGTAAAGATGGATATGATGCAGAGCATGACGAAGCCGTAGCCTCAGGTCAGTCCAGTGCCCAGGGAGTGAATGAACTGGAGTATTTGGAGAAAATTGAATTGTATAAGGTGGACGAAAATGGAAATCCCACTGAACTCATACGAACTGCTCATTTTGATTACGACTATTCTGTGGTTAAAGGACTTCCGAATAGCCCTACAGGTTCAGGAAAACTTACCTTAAAAAAAGTGTGGTTTACTGCCAATGGAATTTATCCAGCGAAAATCAGCCCCTACCAATTTGGGTATAAATACAGAGGCAAAGGATTTTATGCTCAAGAGGTAAAAGATCGCTATTTGGATATCTGCAGTTATTCAAAAAACTGGAATGCCGATGAACAAAATCCAAGGTATTCGAGGTTCCAATTAGACGCTTGGGGAAATTACCAAGACAAAGGAGGGCAGCGTTACCTGGAAATGAAAACCTGGTTGGATCAGAATCCGAATGAAAATAGATTTGATCCAGCGGCCTGGCAACTTAAAAGGATAACCCTACCTACTGGTGGCGAAATACACATTCATTACGAACAGAATGATTATCAATATGTCCAAAACCGAAATGCTATGGCGATGGTAGCATTAACGAATGATTCGAAAGATGATTTTGGACTTATTCAGGAAAATAAATTCTACTTGAATACCCAGGAGCTTGGCATAACTAATATGCTCCAAGAGAATGAGCTCATGGGTCTGATCAAGAAATTGCTAATTGATAAGGAAGAGAAGATCTATTTTAAGTTTCTCTATGCCATGATTGGCCTTTCTGCGGATCTGGATAAATGCAGCTCAGAGTACATTAACGGATATGCCACAGTGAAAGGTGTTGGCCGAGACGGCAATGGTGTATGGATCAAATTGGGAGACGATACTGATTTTTCAGTGCCGAGAAGTGTTTGCCTTGATTTCGTAGAAAACGAGCGAGCGGGCAAAATGGACATGACCAACAATTGCGATGCTTCTGTATCTGGACTTGAAGGTGCTTATAAAACCTCTGGAAAAGAACTCGCCATGGCTCTTTTGGGGAAAATTGGAAATACATTTAAGGACGATGCAGTGAATTGCCTTGCTGTGAATTGGGAGAAATCTTATTTGAGAATTCCGCTTCCATTTGCCAAAAAAGGTGGTGGTGTCCGTGTAAAAAGACTTCTAATGTATGATGAAGGTCTTGAAGCTGGAGATGCCGTTATGTATGGGAATGAATACTTCTACAAGACCTATGATGCGGATCTGAACAAAACGATCTCCAGTGGAGTAGCCTCAAATGAACCAGGAGGATTAAGAGAAGAAAATCCGCTGATTGGTTTCTTGCCAAAAAGAGAAGAAAAGAAGCTTTACCATCGAATTATTTCCGGAAAGGACAAGGAAGAATTTGAAGGACCTTTGGGAGAGTACTTCCTTCCTTCTGCTTCGATTACTTATAGTGAAGTTCATACCGTTGGAATTCACCGCGGTGCAACAAACTCTGGATTTACGGTCGCCAAATATTACACGACCAAAGATCATCCCTATGATGGAATGCTTAAGGAGTTGGGCATCAAAGGGGCAGATGTGACGACCAAAAAGCAGAAGAAAGATTGGATGCTAATTCCGGCCATATATGCCAATTATTCGGTCAATAATCTTTGGGTGACTCAGGGGTACCAATTCATTAAAACCAATTTTGTGGGAAGACCCAAATCTGTTGCGTCATACAGTGGATTTTATGACTCACGGAAAACCTGGAAATTGATTTCTTCTACCGAACACCAATATTACCAGCCCGGTGAAAAAATTCCGATGATGTATGATCTCGATGATATTCGGTTGGAGGAACCAGGGAAAGACATGGAGCTATTGTTTGAGCAGCGCAAGGTGTCTGATGTTATGAAGGATGCTAATTTGGAAGGGGATGTGAGCGTTGGATTAGCGCTATTTATTCCATTGCCTTTCGGATCTGTATTTCCTTCCATTACTTATGCCGAAAAGGAGCTACATACCCATGTTACTGTGAAAACGGTCAGTTACCCAGTTATTGAGAAAAGTGTGAGAACGTTTTCGGATGGAATTTATCATCATTCAGAAAATCTGGCCCACGACCCTTTAACAGGTGGAGTATTGGTTCGCCGAGATAGAGATGGATTCCACGGACTTGACTTGGAGCAATCTGCCAGCCATGACGGGTCTTATACCACGTATAATTTCCCAGCCTCTCGTTACTACGAGCGATATGGCCAAAAAGCCATGAAAAATGGCAAAACGGTAACCGCAACGGCCAATACTTCCATGAAACTGAATTATGCATCCCCACACAGTTATCACTTGGAATTTACTCCAAGCAATGGTGAAAGCTCATGTGACTTAATGGGCCAGTTAGGTGCTGGCGATTTGGTTGAGGTAACAGAAAATATTGGAGTTACAAAGCTGCAATATGGGTTATTTCATGTAGGCAAGGCTACCGGGAATGATCTTAGATTACACCCACACCCTGAATACTATAATTTGCAGAATGCATCCTCTGGAAATGTAACGGTAAAAATTGTGGAAAGTGGACGAAATAATCGACTTAACACAAGTGTCGGAAGTATTACAACCTATGGTGATCAAGAAGCTCCTCAAGCTTACTCTATCAACGCTACGGCTCTAAGTGCTCGAGAGAAGTTGGTAGATTCTTTGAATCTGATTCTTGCCAACGGAGGTAACGGTACCATCTTGGGGGCAAATCACAGTAGCCTTCAAGCGAATGCAAGTGGCTGCGTGAACATGCCCTATAACATGTACTTGAATTTTGATGGGGACAATAATACAGGAACTATCGAATATTACCCGAAAGATTCTGCTCGTATTTCCTATACCTATACCGAGTATGTACAGAATTCAACTTTAGACGAGACTTTGCCGTGCCCAGGCCTTACTCCATTCAATGACCATTGTATCAACCATTGGAAGGCTGCCTTTGGTACACCTGGTTGGGCTCCATGGGATCCCATTCCCGAGTCTAATGAAGGCCAGTTTTTGTTCCATTGTGAAGATAGTACTCAGTTCTGGGGAGAAGGAATATATCAAAAT is a window encoding:
- a CDS encoding OmpH family outer membrane protein, yielding MKPKNLTLSVLAILALSFAIFSFTTKPGPKIAYVRTQELMNQYHGMIEAREIYKNQDEAWKVEMEQAYRTFRTKAQQVDAAPGSLEEAQLKNEYEQLRTREQEYKEKSQKLDDQLTQRVLDQVNGFIEEYAEDHSYQMVLGTTQAGNLLYGEEQLDITKDLINQLNQHYDQK